Proteins co-encoded in one Phycodurus eques isolate BA_2022a chromosome 14, UOR_Pequ_1.1, whole genome shotgun sequence genomic window:
- the LOC133412916 gene encoding hepatic sodium/bile acid cotransporter-like isoform X1, whose protein sequence is MSSTMNVTDIYKEGNISANGNMSMLNIPPPLNNAINIFTIIILFISMISLGCTMEISKIKSHLLKPKGVAIAMVTQFGIMPLTAFALAKSLKMDSVKAVTVLICGCCPGGNLSNIFTLALKGDMNLSIVMTTCSCIAALGLMPLLLLIYCQGFSGLENAVPYVGIISALTFTLVPCGMGIVLNHYKPKYTPFVLKSGLSILIISSIIVFCLCGVAIKDVLWMILTADVITVASLMPLIGFMLGYVMSAICRLSPKCSRTVSVETGCQNIQLCVAILKVAFPPEVIGPMFLFPLLYYTFQCAEALLLTVCFRCYRMIKSPAEETRIYTNVNVKQEEVKRPQCLRSLEENNQTR, encoded by the exons ATGAGCTCCACAATGAATGTGACGGACATTTACAAAGAAGGGAACATTTCTGCCAACGGGAATATGAGCATGCTGAACATACCCCCACCCCTCAACAATGCCATCAACATCTTCACCATCATCATCCTCTTCATCTCCATGATATCCCTTGGCTGCACAATGGAGATTTCCAAAATCAAGAGCCATCTGCTCAAGCCAAAGGGGGTGGCCATCGCCATGGTGACCCAGTTCGGCATCATGCCTTTGACTGCTTTCGCACTTGCCAAATCTCTGAAGATGGATTCTGTGAAGGCGGTGACTGTGCTCATATGTGGCTGCTGCCCTGGAGGAAACCTGTCTAACATCTTCACCTTGGCCCTCAAGGGGGACATGAACCTCAG TATTGTGATGACCACGTGCTCCTGCATTGCAGCTCTGGGTCTGATGCCCCTGCTACTTTTGATCTACTGCCAAGGCTTCAGCGGCTTGGAGAACGCAGTGCCCTACGTGGGCATCATCAGCGCTCTCACCTTCACCCTGGTGCCCTGCGGCATGGGTATCGTGCTCAATCACTACAAACCAAAATATACACCGTTCGTCCTGAAA TCTGGCCTGAGCATCCTGATCATCTCCAgcatcattgtgttctgtttgtgTGGTGTGGCCATCAAAGACGTGCTGTGGATGATCCTGACTGCCGACGTTATTACCGTGGCGTCTCTGATGCCCCTCATAGGCTTCATGCTGGGATACGTCATGTCCGCCATATGCAGACTCAGCCCAAA ATGCAGCAGGACTGTCTCTGTGGAAACAGGGTGTCAGAACATCCAGCTGTGTGTGGCCATCTTGAAAGTGGCCTTTCCTCCAGAGGTCATCGGGCCCATGTTCCTCTTCCCATTGCTTTACTACACATTCCAATGTGCCGAGGCTCTTCTCCTGACCGTGTGCTTCAGATGTTACCGAATGATCAAGTCACCAGCTGAGG aAACAAGAATATACACGAATGTCAACGTGAAACAAGAGGAAGTGAAACGGCCTCAGTgtctgagaagcttggaggaaaatAACCAAACACGATAA
- the LOC133412916 gene encoding hepatic sodium/bile acid cotransporter-like isoform X2 — MSSTMNVTDIYKEGNISANGNMSMLNIPPPLNNAINIFTIIILFISMISLGCTMEISKIKSHLLKPKGVAIAMVTQFGIMPLTAFALAKSLKMDSVKAVTVLICGCCPGGNLSNIFTLALKGDMNLSIVMTTCSCIAALGLMPLLLLIYCQGFSGLENAVPYVGIISALTFTLVPCGMVWPEHPDHLQHHCVLFVWCGHQRRAVDDPDCRRYYRGVSDAPHRLHAGIRHVRHMQTQPKMQQDCLCGNRVSEHPAVCGHLESGLSSRGHRAHVPLPIALLHIPMCRGSSPDRVLQMLPNDQVTS; from the exons ATGAGCTCCACAATGAATGTGACGGACATTTACAAAGAAGGGAACATTTCTGCCAACGGGAATATGAGCATGCTGAACATACCCCCACCCCTCAACAATGCCATCAACATCTTCACCATCATCATCCTCTTCATCTCCATGATATCCCTTGGCTGCACAATGGAGATTTCCAAAATCAAGAGCCATCTGCTCAAGCCAAAGGGGGTGGCCATCGCCATGGTGACCCAGTTCGGCATCATGCCTTTGACTGCTTTCGCACTTGCCAAATCTCTGAAGATGGATTCTGTGAAGGCGGTGACTGTGCTCATATGTGGCTGCTGCCCTGGAGGAAACCTGTCTAACATCTTCACCTTGGCCCTCAAGGGGGACATGAACCTCAG TATTGTGATGACCACGTGCTCCTGCATTGCAGCTCTGGGTCTGATGCCCCTGCTACTTTTGATCTACTGCCAAGGCTTCAGCGGCTTGGAGAACGCAGTGCCCTACGTGGGCATCATCAGCGCTCTCACCTTCACCCTGGTGCCCTGCGGCATGG TCTGGCCTGAGCATCCTGATCATCTCCAgcatcattgtgttctgtttgtgTGGTGTGGCCATCAAAGACGTGCTGTGGATGATCCTGACTGCCGACGTTATTACCGTGGCGTCTCTGATGCCCCTCATAGGCTTCATGCTGGGATACGTCATGTCCGCCATATGCAGACTCAGCCCAAA ATGCAGCAGGACTGTCTCTGTGGAAACAGGGTGTCAGAACATCCAGCTGTGTGTGGCCATCTTGAAAGTGGCCTTTCCTCCAGAGGTCATCGGGCCCATGTTCCTCTTCCCATTGCTTTACTACACATTCCAATGTGCCGAGGCTCTTCTCCTGACCGTGTGCTTCAGATGTTACCGAATGATCAAGTCACCAGCTGA